A region of the Dyadobacter sp. CECT 9275 genome:
GGCACCAACCTGATCAGGCATTTCGACCTGCACAACAAACAGGAGGTGGTGACGGAAAATTATCTTCCGCAAACCACACCGGTACGCATTATGCTTACATGCGGGGCTTCCTGTCCGGATGCGGTTGTGGAGGGAATCCTTGTCAGACTGCTTTCTTTTTTCGAGGAGGCCAAAACCGTTGAAGAAGTGATGGCGGGTTTTACCGCTTAAAATCCAGGCAGACTATGCATGCCGCTCCAACCGTATAATTAAAACCTGCAGCCTTTGGGACAATAAATATTACTTATTTTCCATAATAGATTAAATTCGGAACGCAATTTAATCCTGCACAATGTTATGAAAAAATTTACGGATCTGCGTCATCCTTTTTTCCTCTTCATCATCATTCTGTTTGCCGGCTGCTCCTCGCTTAATAAGATACGAATCAACGGAACCAATTTTACCGGGGAAATCAGTCAGTCTCAAAATCTGGTATTTACCTTTAACAAGGATATCGTTTCCTACAGTCAGCTGGATGCCTGGGATTCAACCCAGTATATTCATTTTGAACCTGAGGTAAGAGGGCGTTTTAAGTGGACTTCCCCTAACGAAGTCATTTTCTCGCCCTTATCCGGTTTCAGCCCTGCAACGGCTTATACTGCTACACTATCTAATTCCTTACTCACAACATCGGTCAAGGACAAGAATTACGATATTGATACCGAGCCTATCCAGTTTCACACGCCCTACCTTCAGTTAACAGATACCGAAACCTGGTGGACACTTTCCAAAGAGAACAGCCGCCCCGAAGCTCGCCTTCGCCTGACATTCAACTATCCTGTCCAGGCACAAAATGTGGCCGAACGGCTTAAAATTATTATTACTGAAAAAAACACCGACTTTAAAATTCTTCCTTCAACCGACGAAAAATCCTTAACGCTGGCGCTCCAAAAAACCGGGAACAGCGACAACAATCCGGTACCGCTCAATATTCGGATTGAAAAGGGGATTAAGGCACAGCACACCAACCATATTACCCAGGAGACCATCAGCCGTACTACCAGCCTTCCCTCTCCTTTGCATCTGGAAATTACGGATATCAAAACTGGCTTTGAGAACAACCAGGGCTATGCCAAAATCATCACTACCCAGGAACTGAATGGTGAAAATATTACAGCTGCATTTTCTGTCAATCCAGAGCTACAGACAAAAACAGAGATCACTGACAACGGATTTATCATCCGTGCAGACTTTAATGAAACCGATACCTACTCCCTCCTCGTCAATACAAGCCTGAAAGGAATTCTTGGCCCTGTACTGGAAGAAGAAGTACCACGTGATCTGTTTTTTGGAAAAATGCCTGCCGGAATATCCTTTGCCAATAAAAAGGCACTGTACATGACACCAAAAGGCTCGCGTAATATGGGTGTGCAAATTGTGAATGTTCCAAAAGTTCAGGTTAGAATTTCCAAGCTGTATGCAAATAATATCCTCGCCTATGTCCGCAACAGCCGCTGGGATGATTATGCGCAGATCGGCGATGAATGGAAACCTACTGGCGCTTATCAGTATAGCGACGACCTGGAAAGCAATTTCAGCGATGTACTGGTAAATAAAACGGTTGACGCAGAAAATCTTCCCAAATCAAAAGGAATATCAGCACTTAACATTGCCCTGCCCGATGATAACGGCAGGAAGGGCGTCTACCTTGTTTCTGTCAATTCGAAAGAAGAAGCATATATGGGCGCCACCAAGCTCGTCTCTATATCGGATATCGGTCTGATCGTAAAACAAGGAAAGGATGAAATATGGGTCTTTGCCAATTCTATCAAAACCAATGACCCACTTGCCGGTGTAGAAATAACCCTGGTAAGCTCCAATAACCAGCCTATACAGACACTGACAACCGGCAATCAGGGAGTCGCGCATGTGGATAAACTATCCGAAAAGGCTCCCAATTTCCGTGTTGCCATGCTCACTGCAAGTAGTCAGGATGACTTCAATTATCTGTTGCTGGATGATACGCAGGTAGAAACTTCCCGGTTTGAGGTGGACGGAGTCAGGGATAATACGTCAGGTTTACAGGCCTTTATATATGGACAGCGGGATATTTACCGCCCGGGCGAAACCATGCATTTCAATACCGTGATCAGGAATCAGGCATGGGAAGCAATTCGAGAAACACCTGTTAAAATAAAACTGATTACGCCCAATGGCCGGGAATACCGAACCTGGCGAAAAACGACAAACGAACAAGGCGCTGTGGAAACCGACGTTCCGGTGGACGCTGCCGGTCTCACGGGTTCGTATAACTTTGAGGTATACAATGCCAATGACGTGTTACTGGCATCTCAATCGGTAAGTGTTGAAGAGTTCCTTCCAGACCGGATCAAGGTAGATCTGGCAGGAGCAAAAAAAGAATATCAATCCGGAGAAACCGTTCTTCTTCAAGCAACAGCGGTTAACCTGTTTGGCCCTCCAGCTGCGGGAAGAAATTATGAAATGGAGTCTCAGCTTAAAAGAAAAGGATTTTCCCCAAAAGATTTTCCTGAATATATTTTTGATATCCCCTCCGAAACAACTTTTGAAAAGGAAAGCAGGCAAGGTACTACCAACGAGCAGGGAAACGCAACGGAACGCTTCCCTCTTAACCCGACAATCAAAGATATCGGCGTGCTGGAGGGAAAGATATACGTAACGGTTTTTGATGAAAACGGGCGGCCGGTAAACCGTCTTCAAAAATTTGATGTATTCACACAGCCTGTTTTTTATGGTATCCGCCTTCCTGATTCATATGTCGGTGTAAATGCCCCCATACCTGTCGACATTGTGGGTGTGACCAGCAAAGGTACTTTAAAGACAGGTACCACTGCCAAAGTAGAGGTTGTCAGACTTGAATATCAGACCGTTGTTGAAAAGAAAAATGACCAGTTGCGGTATACCTCCCGCAAAAGTGAAAAGATTGTATACGCCAATAATCTCAGCCTGCCACAGGGGAAAGCCACACTCCGTTATGTTCCCACGGTATCGGGGCAATATGAAGTGCGGGTACGCCGTCAGGGCGCTGAATATTATACCGTAGCCGGATTTTATGCTTATGGCTATGGTTATACGCAGTATTCCTCCTTTGAAGTCAGCAATGAAGGGCGGGTGATTATCAAGGCGGATAAGGAAAAGTATAATTCTGGTGAAACAGCCACTGTTCTTTTCCAGACACCCTTTGACGGGAGGTTGCTCGTGACCGTGGAACGCAACCATGTTTTGGAACAACATATTATCTCAACCGAAAAAAAGGCTGCGGAGCTGAAGTTAAAACTGAAGGACGAACACCTTCCCAATGTATACGTCTCGGCAACGTTGATCCGGCCACTGGATGCATCCGATATGCCCCTCACAGTAGCACACGGTTTTATGCCGCTGACTGTTGAAAACTCAGACCGAAAACTGGATGTATCCATAACTGCTGTTGATAAATCCCGCTCTAAAACAAAACAGACGTTAAGCTTCAAAACAAACCCTCATGCACAGCTGACCGTTTCTGTAGTGGATGAAGGTATTCTCCAGATCAAAAATTTCAAAACACCGGATATTCACGGTTATTTTTATCAGAAACGTGCGCTGGAAGTTACCAGTCATGACTTATATGCACTCCTTTTCCCTGAGCTCAATATCTCAGGGGTATCCAGTTTTGGTGGTGACGGGTTTGACCTGGAACGGCGGATTAATCCGCTCAGCAACGGAAGAACTGCCCTGGTATCTTTCTGGAGTGGTGTGATCACCGCAGACGGAAGCGGTGATGCAAAATTTGATATTAACATTCCTCAGTTCAGTGGTGATCTCCGGGTGATGGCAGTGGCCTACAAAGACAAGGCTTTTGGCTCGGCCAGTAAGAACATCAAAGTTGCCGATCCCATTGTCATCAGTGCGGGCCTGCCACGTTTTTTGAGCCCCGGCGACGAACTGGACCTACCGGTAAATATCAGCAATACAGAACCTAAAACAGCCGACGCAACGGTAACTATTCAACTGAGCGGGCAGTTAAGTATATCAGGACCAGCTGCGCAGAAAGTTATCATCCCGGCAGGTAAGGAGGAAAGAGCCGGATTCCGGATAAAGGCATTAACCGCCATCGGGACCGGGAAAGTGACGGTCAGGGTGATGTCTTTTGGGCAAACCTTCGTTCAGGAAACAGCTATTACCGTACGACCCGCTTCTCCCTTACTGAAAACCAGCCGTTCGGGCGTAATTGCCGGCGGGAAACAGGAAGTTGTTAACCTGGCTTCATCTTTTA
Encoded here:
- a CDS encoding alpha-2-macroglobulin family protein — encoded protein: MKKFTDLRHPFFLFIIILFAGCSSLNKIRINGTNFTGEISQSQNLVFTFNKDIVSYSQLDAWDSTQYIHFEPEVRGRFKWTSPNEVIFSPLSGFSPATAYTATLSNSLLTTSVKDKNYDIDTEPIQFHTPYLQLTDTETWWTLSKENSRPEARLRLTFNYPVQAQNVAERLKIIITEKNTDFKILPSTDEKSLTLALQKTGNSDNNPVPLNIRIEKGIKAQHTNHITQETISRTTSLPSPLHLEITDIKTGFENNQGYAKIITTQELNGENITAAFSVNPELQTKTEITDNGFIIRADFNETDTYSLLVNTSLKGILGPVLEEEVPRDLFFGKMPAGISFANKKALYMTPKGSRNMGVQIVNVPKVQVRISKLYANNILAYVRNSRWDDYAQIGDEWKPTGAYQYSDDLESNFSDVLVNKTVDAENLPKSKGISALNIALPDDNGRKGVYLVSVNSKEEAYMGATKLVSISDIGLIVKQGKDEIWVFANSIKTNDPLAGVEITLVSSNNQPIQTLTTGNQGVAHVDKLSEKAPNFRVAMLTASSQDDFNYLLLDDTQVETSRFEVDGVRDNTSGLQAFIYGQRDIYRPGETMHFNTVIRNQAWEAIRETPVKIKLITPNGREYRTWRKTTNEQGAVETDVPVDAAGLTGSYNFEVYNANDVLLASQSVSVEEFLPDRIKVDLAGAKKEYQSGETVLLQATAVNLFGPPAAGRNYEMESQLKRKGFSPKDFPEYIFDIPSETTFEKESRQGTTNEQGNATERFPLNPTIKDIGVLEGKIYVTVFDENGRPVNRLQKFDVFTQPVFYGIRLPDSYVGVNAPIPVDIVGVTSKGTLKTGTTAKVEVVRLEYQTVVEKKNDQLRYTSRKSEKIVYANNLSLPQGKATLRYVPTVSGQYEVRVRRQGAEYYTVAGFYAYGYGYTQYSSFEVSNEGRVIIKADKEKYNSGETATVLFQTPFDGRLLVTVERNHVLEQHIISTEKKAAELKLKLKDEHLPNVYVSATLIRPLDASDMPLTVAHGFMPLTVENSDRKLDVSITAVDKSRSKTKQTLSFKTNPHAQLTVSVVDEGILQIKNFKTPDIHGYFYQKRALEVTSHDLYALLFPELNISGVSSFGGDGFDLERRINPLSNGRTALVSFWSGVITADGSGDAKFDINIPQFSGDLRVMAVAYKDKAFGSASKNIKVADPIVISAGLPRFLSPGDELDLPVNISNTEPKTADATVTIQLSGQLSISGPAAQKVIIPAGKEERAGFRIKALTAIGTGKVTVRVMSFGQTFVQETAITVRPASPLLKTSRSGVIAGGKQEVVNLASSFIPATTRTELVLSRSPLVQGGGKALAGLLGYPFGCMEQTISKAFPQLYFTDLTKAMAPQVYQVKNGESDFNPVANVQLAIRKAESQQLFNGGMGMWPGATQEDWWVTAYAVHFLEEARKAGFEVNSQTINKATEYLTLKTGNISTREIVLASNGNGLAYGAEPGAGSQIRKTVARREVLYSLYVLALAGHPNRSAMNYYKQNPQLLTTDSRYLLAAAFQLTGDSRSFVSLLPKSYTPETAQAMDGSYSSPLRNTALVLNTLLESDSDNPQVTPLARQLSKAIASSSYINTQEASFVVLALGKIAKRTSASSVKATLSLKGKKLSTFEGKELKLVQGLVNQKIEIATQGTGGLYWFSQSEGISSTGSYVEEDQGLRVRREFLTRDGKPAGSLHQNDLVVVKVSLLSTTGLPVDNVVVTDILPAGFEIENPRITEVRDMPWISNASVPDYYDIRDDRIHFFTQASHIEKSFYYQVRIVSKGKFTVGPAAADAMYQGEYRSYSGGGRITVE